Proteins co-encoded in one Alphaproteobacteria bacterium PA2 genomic window:
- a CDS encoding ketol-acid reductoisomerase, whose translation MRVYYDRDADLGRILDKKIAIVGYGSQGRAHALNLTDSGAKNVVVALRPGSATAKKVEADGLKVMSVAEAAKWADAIMVLAPDELQRGIYNEEIAPNIRDGAALLFAHGLNVHFNLIEPKSTIDVLMIAPKGPGHTVRGEYQKGGGVPCLIAIHQNPTGNAHDLGLAYASAIGGGRSGVIETTFREECETDLFGEQAVLCGGLVELIRAGFETLVEAGYAPEMAYFECLHEVKLIVDLIYEGGIANMNYSISNTAEYGEYVTGPRIVTPDTKAEMKRVLEDIQSGRFVRDFMQENAVGAPSFKATRRRGSEHQIEEVGARLRALMPWIAKNKLVDTARN comes from the coding sequence ATGCGCGTTTATTATGATCGCGACGCAGACCTCGGCCGCATCCTGGACAAGAAGATCGCCATCGTAGGCTATGGCAGCCAGGGTCGCGCCCATGCGCTGAACCTCACCGATTCCGGCGCCAAGAATGTCGTGGTCGCCCTGCGTCCCGGCTCGGCCACCGCGAAGAAGGTTGAAGCTGACGGCCTGAAGGTCATGAGCGTCGCCGAGGCCGCCAAGTGGGCCGACGCCATCATGGTCCTGGCCCCCGACGAACTGCAGCGCGGCATCTACAACGAAGAGATCGCCCCCAACATCCGCGATGGCGCAGCCCTGCTGTTCGCGCACGGCCTGAACGTCCACTTCAACCTGATCGAGCCCAAGTCGACCATCGACGTGCTGATGATCGCCCCCAAGGGCCCCGGCCACACCGTGCGCGGCGAGTACCAGAAGGGCGGCGGCGTCCCCTGCCTGATCGCCATCCACCAGAACCCGACGGGCAACGCCCATGATCTGGGCCTGGCCTATGCCTCGGCCATTGGCGGCGGCCGCTCAGGCGTCATCGAGACCACCTTCCGCGAAGAGTGCGAAACCGACCTGTTCGGCGAACAGGCCGTCCTGTGCGGCGGCCTGGTCGAGCTGATCCGCGCCGGCTTCGAAACCCTGGTGGAAGCCGGCTATGCGCCGGAAATGGCCTATTTCGAGTGCCTGCACGAAGTGAAGCTGATCGTCGACCTGATCTATGAAGGCGGCATCGCCAACATGAACTACTCGATCTCCAACACGGCCGAGTACGGCGAATACGTCACCGGCCCGCGCATCGTGACCCCGGACACCAAGGCCGAAATGAAGCGCGTTCTGGAAGACATCCAGTCGGGCCGTTTCGTCCGCGACTTCATGCAGGAAAACGCCGTCGGCGCGCCCAGCTTCAAGGCCACCCGCCGTCGCGGCTCCGAGCACCAGATCGAGGAAGTGGGCGCCCGTCTCCGCGCCCTCATGCCCTGGATCGCCAAGAACAAGCTGGTCGACACCGCCCGCAACTAG
- a CDS encoding transposase: MSISSAMQAGVSGLMSNSSALAAISDNIANINTTAYKRTQVNFSDIVTAQALKNRYSAGGVQGTVRQYVSQQGLIQAANSSTDLAISGDGFFVVANKGAGLASSDPRSFTRAGSFSVDSAGYLVNDAKLYLQGWPVQTDGSFITNASDLTMMDSINVKNISGVVSKTTDVTVNANLDKRGVTGSVGDATYVGTTAFSMADYADDPTTGTKPDFTLDLPVVDSEGETHKFQMAFLKDSSAPNSWHAEIYAVPKADVTGLGRPGQLARGKVTFNTDGSFNQTTTTLFGAANAIPKLTLAASGGAAPAWAATEGVAASTVNLDLGTLSQLAATSTVTAVSGNGATVGNVVGVQVDEKGVVSAIFDNSQVRKIAQVGIATFQNADGLMAQSGNSYQATLGSGSYTIKQAGIGGAGQVSSSSLEASTVDLSAEFTGLITTQKAYSASSKIITTADQMLEELINIKR; the protein is encoded by the coding sequence ATGAGTATCAGCAGCGCCATGCAGGCCGGGGTTTCCGGCCTGATGAGCAACTCGTCGGCTCTGGCGGCGATCTCGGACAATATCGCCAACATCAACACCACTGCCTACAAGCGCACCCAGGTCAATTTCTCCGACATCGTCACCGCCCAGGCGCTGAAGAACCGCTATTCCGCTGGCGGTGTGCAGGGCACGGTCCGTCAGTATGTCAGCCAGCAGGGCCTGATCCAGGCGGCCAACTCTTCGACCGATCTGGCGATTTCGGGGGATGGCTTCTTCGTCGTCGCCAACAAGGGCGCCGGTCTTGCGTCCTCAGATCCCCGGAGCTTCACCCGGGCCGGCAGTTTCAGCGTCGATTCCGCCGGTTATCTGGTCAATGACGCCAAGCTCTATCTCCAGGGCTGGCCGGTGCAGACCGACGGAAGCTTCATCACCAATGCCTCGGACCTGACGATGATGGACTCCATCAACGTCAAGAACATCAGCGGCGTGGTCAGCAAGACCACCGATGTGACGGTCAACGCCAATCTGGACAAGCGGGGCGTCACCGGCTCGGTCGGCGATGCGACCTATGTGGGCACCACCGCCTTCTCAATGGCTGACTATGCTGATGACCCGACGACCGGGACCAAGCCGGATTTCACCCTCGACCTGCCGGTCGTGGACTCCGAAGGCGAGACCCACAAGTTTCAGATGGCTTTTCTGAAGGATTCCTCGGCCCCGAACAGCTGGCATGCTGAAATCTACGCGGTTCCCAAGGCCGACGTGACCGGGCTTGGTCGCCCTGGCCAGCTGGCCAGGGGCAAGGTGACCTTCAACACGGACGGGTCATTCAACCAGACAACCACGACCCTGTTTGGCGCCGCCAACGCCATCCCGAAACTCACCCTGGCTGCATCCGGGGGCGCTGCTCCCGCTTGGGCCGCCACCGAGGGCGTCGCCGCCTCGACCGTGAATCTGGATCTGGGAACACTTTCCCAACTGGCCGCAACGTCCACGGTCACCGCAGTGAGCGGCAATGGCGCGACCGTTGGCAATGTCGTCGGCGTCCAGGTGGATGAAAAGGGCGTTGTCTCGGCGATTTTCGACAATTCCCAGGTGCGGAAGATCGCCCAGGTCGGGATCGCAACCTTCCAGAATGCTGATGGCCTGATGGCGCAGAGCGGAAACTCTTACCAGGCGACGCTTGGATCGGGCTCCTACACGATCAAGCAGGCGGGGATCGGGGGCGCCGGTCAGGTCTCGTCTTCATCACTAGAAGCTTCAACAGTCGACCTGTCTGCTGAGTTTACCGGCCTGATTACGACGCAGAAAGCTTACTCCGCGTCTTCGAAAATCATAACAACCGCCGATCAGATGCTTGAAGAGCTTATCAATATTAAGCGCTAA
- a CDS encoding flagellar hook capping protein gives MTTTTAASSAAATTATDSGSLGKARLASSFDTFLKLLTSQLKNQDPLSPLDSNQFTQQLVQMTGVEQQIFSNDLLKQLVTNSGSTVSQAVSVIGKDVQASVATSGLSGGKASWNYKLDRAATDVKLEIVDANGKIVHAEAAGATTAGDHALNWNGKDLAGAQLPNGGTYTLRVTAVDASNTTVASSLSIKGRVTAVEQSNGAILLSVGGAKIPFSSVTTVTEAAPAGV, from the coding sequence ATGACCACCACAACCGCAGCCAGCTCCGCCGCCGCCACCACCGCCACGGACTCCGGTTCCCTGGGCAAGGCGCGCCTGGCTTCCAGCTTTGACACCTTCCTGAAACTGCTGACCTCGCAGCTGAAGAACCAGGACCCGCTCTCGCCGCTGGATTCCAACCAGTTCACCCAGCAGCTGGTCCAGATGACCGGTGTCGAGCAGCAGATCTTCTCGAACGACCTGCTCAAGCAGCTGGTCACCAATTCCGGCTCGACGGTCTCGCAGGCCGTTTCGGTCATCGGCAAGGATGTCCAGGCTTCGGTGGCCACGTCGGGCCTGTCCGGCGGCAAGGCCAGCTGGAACTACAAGCTCGACCGGGCCGCCACGGACGTGAAGCTCGAAATCGTCGACGCCAACGGCAAGATCGTTCACGCCGAGGCCGCCGGCGCCACCACAGCCGGGGACCATGCCCTGAACTGGAACGGCAAGGATCTGGCCGGAGCCCAGCTGCCCAACGGTGGAACCTATACCCTTCGGGTCACGGCCGTGGACGCCTCCAACACCACGGTCGCCTCGTCATTATCGATCAAGGGCCGGGTGACCGCCGTGGAACAGTCCAACGGTGCCATCCTGCTCAGCGTCGGTGGCGCAAAAATCCCCTTCAGCTCGGTCACCACAGTGACCGAAGCCGCACCGGCAGGGGTCTGA
- a CDS encoding short-chain dehydrogenase/reductase yields the protein MAGSKRVLVTGAGRAIGFATVQVLAQRGHRVIATARDTSTLSALEGIEVCQLDVTDQASVDACLAQAGELDAIVNNAALARTGPAEDYPLQGFRDMFETNALGALRIIQALLPKWRERGSGVIVNVSSVNGQVGSPMEAAYGASKFALEAITEALHYEVRHFGIRSVIIQPGYIAPGMKPSGRHDGPPAYAELWAQWTGADGKMLGTGGRPGPEIVGEAIANAIEDPATPLRVPVGADAKMILGARRAMDDQAFEAAMRQVLKLTW from the coding sequence ATGGCGGGGTCAAAGAGGGTTTTGGTTACCGGAGCCGGCCGGGCCATCGGGTTCGCGACCGTTCAGGTCCTGGCCCAACGGGGTCACAGGGTTATCGCCACCGCCCGCGACACATCGACCTTGTCAGCCCTGGAGGGTATCGAGGTCTGTCAGCTGGATGTCACCGACCAGGCGTCAGTCGACGCCTGTCTGGCTCAGGCCGGCGAGCTGGATGCTATCGTCAATAATGCGGCCCTCGCAAGAACAGGGCCGGCGGAAGACTATCCCCTGCAGGGCTTCCGCGACATGTTCGAGACCAACGCCCTGGGCGCCCTGCGGATCATTCAGGCCCTGCTGCCGAAATGGCGCGAGCGGGGATCGGGCGTCATCGTCAATGTCTCCAGCGTCAATGGTCAGGTCGGGTCACCTATGGAAGCGGCATATGGTGCGTCGAAGTTCGCCCTTGAGGCCATCACAGAGGCCCTACATTACGAGGTCCGCCACTTTGGCATTCGCAGCGTCATTATCCAGCCAGGCTATATCGCGCCGGGCATGAAGCCGAGCGGTCGCCACGACGGCCCGCCCGCCTATGCCGAACTCTGGGCCCAATGGACTGGCGCTGACGGCAAGATGCTTGGCACAGGCGGCAGACCCGGGCCGGAGATCGTTGGAGAGGCTATCGCGAATGCTATCGAGGACCCTGCGACCCCGCTACGGGTTCCTGTTGGGGCCGACGCCAAAATGATCCTCGGCGCCCGCCGAGCTATGGATGATCAGGCCTTCGAAGCGGCCATGCGCCAAGTTCTGAAGCTGACTTGGTAG
- the fumC gene encoding fumarate hydratase, class II, whose amino-acid sequence MTATRTESDTFGPIEVASDVYWGAQAERSLGNFKIGWEKQPQPVIRALGIVKRAAAEANMELGRLDPKIAAAIIAAAQEVIDGKLDAHFPLSVWQTGSGTQSNMNANEVISNRAIEMMGGEMGSKKPVHPNDHVNMSQSSNDTYPTAMHIACAEQVANNLLPALDHLHAALKVKEAAFAHIIKIGRTHTQDATPLTLGQEFSGYRQQVENGRRRIQETLGGLYELAQGGTAVGTGLNAPIGFAELVAAKIAAITGLPFVSAPNKFEALAAHDAMVFSHGAINSMAAGLFKIANDIRFLGSGPRSGLGELSLPENEPGSSIMPGKVNPTQCEALTMVCTQVFGNNATMTFAGASGHFELNVFNPVMAYNFLQSCRLVTDSAISFTDNCVVGIEAREDNIKAALDRSLMLVTALAPKIGYDAAAKIAKTAHKNGTTLREEAVGGGYVTDAEFDEVVRPEKMISPG is encoded by the coding sequence ATGACCGCCACCCGCACCGAATCCGACACCTTCGGCCCGATCGAGGTCGCCAGCGACGTCTACTGGGGCGCCCAGGCCGAGCGCAGCCTCGGCAATTTCAAGATCGGCTGGGAAAAGCAGCCCCAGCCGGTGATCCGGGCCCTGGGCATCGTCAAGCGGGCCGCCGCCGAGGCCAACATGGAGCTGGGCCGCCTGGATCCCAAGATCGCCGCCGCCATCATCGCCGCCGCCCAGGAAGTCATTGACGGCAAGCTGGACGCACACTTCCCCCTGTCGGTCTGGCAGACGGGCTCGGGCACCCAGTCAAACATGAACGCCAATGAGGTGATCTCGAACCGCGCCATCGAGATGATGGGTGGGGAAATGGGCTCGAAGAAGCCGGTTCACCCCAATGACCACGTCAATATGAGCCAGTCGTCCAACGACACCTATCCGACGGCCATGCACATCGCCTGCGCCGAGCAGGTGGCCAACAACCTTCTGCCGGCGCTCGACCACCTGCACGCCGCCCTGAAGGTCAAGGAAGCGGCCTTCGCCCACATCATCAAGATCGGCCGGACCCACACCCAGGACGCCACCCCCCTGACCCTGGGCCAGGAGTTCTCGGGCTATCGTCAGCAGGTCGAGAACGGCCGCCGCCGCATCCAGGAGACCCTGGGCGGTCTCTACGAGCTGGCCCAGGGCGGCACCGCCGTCGGCACCGGCCTCAATGCGCCGATCGGCTTCGCCGAGCTGGTGGCCGCCAAGATCGCCGCCATCACCGGCCTGCCCTTCGTCTCGGCCCCCAACAAGTTCGAAGCCCTGGCCGCCCACGACGCCATGGTCTTCAGCCACGGCGCCATCAATTCCATGGCTGCTGGCCTGTTCAAGATCGCCAATGACATCCGCTTCCTGGGCTCCGGACCGCGGTCGGGTCTTGGCGAACTGTCCCTTCCGGAAAACGAACCCGGCTCGTCCATCATGCCGGGCAAGGTCAACCCGACACAGTGCGAGGCCCTGACCATGGTCTGCACCCAGGTGTTCGGCAACAACGCCACCATGACCTTCGCCGGCGCCTCAGGCCATTTCGAGCTCAACGTCTTCAACCCGGTCATGGCCTACAACTTCCTGCAGTCCTGCCGCCTGGTGACAGACTCGGCCATCTCCTTCACCGACAACTGCGTGGTCGGCATCGAGGCCCGGGAAGACAACATCAAGGCGGCCCTGGACCGTTCGCTGATGCTGGTGACCGCCCTGGCGCCCAAGATCGGCTATGACGCCGCAGCCAAGATCGCCAAGACCGCCCACAAGAACGGCACCACCCTGCGCGAGGAAGCGGTCGGCGGCGGCTATGTCACCGACGCGGAATTCGATGAAGTGGTCCGTCCGGAGAAGATGATCTCGCCGGGCTGA
- a CDS encoding acyl-CoA thioesterase — MSHPLDAAIALTPIGAGRFAGATTADYWNMAGPFGGATAAVMLKAVLDHPQCRGRPAALTVNFCGAVAEGAFEVSVRLVRDGRSTQHWSVEQTQGEGGITTTATVVTGAERETWGHAMASMPQVPAWDQTPLSEGDVPVAWRKNYEMRFLTGGPRPLGPGGELMDPQTSMWVRETPSRPLDFPALAAISDAFLPRIFMVRGDFSPVATATLSTYFMADAAALARQGDRPLLAVCDAAVFRHGFNDQSARLWSDDGELLAVSNQLVWFKG; from the coding sequence ATGTCCCACCCCCTCGACGCTGCCATTGCCCTGACACCCATCGGCGCGGGACGGTTCGCGGGCGCGACCACGGCGGACTACTGGAACATGGCCGGGCCCTTCGGCGGGGCGACAGCAGCGGTCATGCTGAAGGCTGTGCTGGATCATCCCCAATGCCGCGGTCGGCCGGCGGCCCTGACGGTCAATTTCTGCGGGGCTGTGGCCGAGGGGGCTTTCGAGGTCTCCGTGCGGCTGGTCCGGGACGGGCGCTCGACCCAGCATTGGTCGGTTGAGCAGACGCAAGGGGAGGGCGGGATCACCACCACGGCCACGGTGGTCACCGGCGCCGAGCGGGAGACCTGGGGTCACGCCATGGCCTCCATGCCGCAGGTTCCAGCCTGGGATCAGACCCCGCTCTCAGAGGGCGATGTCCCGGTGGCCTGGCGTAAGAACTATGAAATGCGGTTCCTGACCGGCGGGCCAAGGCCCCTGGGCCCGGGCGGGGAGCTGATGGATCCGCAGACGTCCATGTGGGTGCGCGAGACGCCATCGCGGCCCCTGGACTTTCCGGCCCTGGCGGCGATCAGCGACGCCTTCCTGCCCAGGATCTTCATGGTCCGGGGGGATTTCTCGCCCGTGGCCACTGCGACCCTCAGCACCTATTTCATGGCCGACGCGGCGGCTCTGGCGCGGCAGGGCGACCGACCCCTGCTGGCGGTCTGTGATGCGGCGGTCTTCAGGCATGGCTTCAACGACCAGTCGGCCCGGCTCTGGTCCGATGACGGGGAACTGCTGGCGGTGAGCAACCAGCTGGTCTGGTTCAAGGGGTAG
- a CDS encoding GNAT family N-acetyltransferase → MVQLVRLTDGLPEGFDALMALATTEGHGNMARLADEVATGSTAFIALLAAMNGGDLVGIGGMTLEPEPAPEPAIRMRRLYVAPSARREGVARTLVSALLQEAWDQVDLVTVHAGSKEAGRFWEAQGFSVVEGLPWSHQARRSGQA, encoded by the coding sequence ATGGTCCAGCTTGTCCGCCTGACCGACGGCCTGCCCGAAGGCTTCGACGCCCTGATGGCCCTCGCAACCACCGAGGGTCACGGAAACATGGCGCGGCTCGCTGATGAGGTTGCGACCGGCTCGACCGCCTTCATCGCCCTGCTGGCGGCCATGAACGGCGGAGACCTGGTCGGGATCGGCGGCATGACCCTTGAACCCGAACCTGCCCCCGAGCCCGCCATACGCATGCGCAGGCTCTATGTGGCGCCGTCCGCCCGCCGTGAGGGCGTCGCAAGAACCCTTGTTTCAGCCCTGCTGCAGGAAGCCTGGGATCAGGTGGATCTGGTGACGGTCCACGCCGGATCGAAGGAGGCCGGCCGGTTCTGGGAGGCCCAGGGCTTTTCCGTGGTGGAGGGCTTGCCCTGGTCCCACCAGGCGCGGCGGTCAGGCCAGGCCTGA
- a CDS encoding farnesyltranstransferase, producing MALARADMAGVDALIRDRMQSPVSVIPALAEHLIGGSAKRLRPLLTIAAARVSGSTDDACLKLAASVEFIHTATLLHDDVVDSSELRRGKVAAHLIWGAPASVLVGDFLFARSFELMVEAGSMQALEILARASRVIAEGEVLQLTRAHDLNLPTETYLEIIKAKTAELFAAAAEAGAVSAGATPDQCRGLRRYGQNLGLAFQLVDDALDYSGESEVLGKNPGDDFREGKATLPLLMTIARTATTEKAFWDRTVGRREQTDEDFQKARALIVETGADKATLDLAADYAAAAKAALADFSTSNSWRPALEDLADFAVARKM from the coding sequence ATGGCTCTGGCCAGGGCTGACATGGCCGGAGTGGACGCCCTGATCCGCGACCGGATGCAGAGTCCGGTCTCGGTGATCCCGGCCCTGGCCGAGCACCTTATTGGCGGATCAGCCAAACGCCTGCGCCCCCTGCTGACCATAGCTGCGGCCCGGGTGTCTGGATCCACTGACGACGCCTGCCTGAAACTGGCGGCCTCGGTCGAGTTCATCCACACCGCCACCCTGCTGCATGATGACGTGGTGGACTCCTCCGAACTGCGCCGGGGCAAGGTGGCGGCCCACCTGATTTGGGGCGCTCCCGCCAGCGTCCTGGTTGGCGACTTCCTGTTTGCCCGGTCCTTCGAGCTGATGGTCGAGGCCGGCAGCATGCAGGCCCTGGAAATCCTGGCCCGCGCCAGCCGGGTCATAGCTGAGGGCGAGGTCCTGCAACTGACCCGGGCCCACGACCTGAACCTGCCCACCGAAACCTATCTTGAAATCATCAAGGCCAAGACAGCCGAGCTGTTCGCCGCCGCAGCTGAAGCCGGCGCCGTGTCAGCCGGGGCTACGCCCGACCAGTGCCGGGGCCTGCGCCGCTATGGCCAGAATCTGGGCCTGGCCTTCCAGCTGGTGGACGACGCCCTGGACTATTCCGGCGAGAGCGAAGTCCTGGGCAAGAATCCCGGGGACGACTTCCGGGAAGGCAAGGCGACCCTGCCCCTGCTGATGACCATCGCCAGGACGGCCACTACCGAGAAGGCCTTCTGGGACCGCACGGTGGGCCGTCGCGAACAGACCGACGAAGACTTCCAGAAGGCCCGGGCCCTGATCGTCGAAACCGGGGCGGACAAGGCGACCCTGGACCTCGCCGCCGACTATGCCGCTGCGGCCAAGGCGGCCCTGGCGGATTTCTCCACATCCAACAGCTGGCGTCCGGCCCTGGAAGATCTGGCCGACTTCGCCGTCGCCCGGAAGATGTAG
- a CDS encoding methyltransferase, with amino-acid sequence MSDRHLTEGKTISSGQTPPETDGFLGGRLRLRQSGKGYRAGMDAALLAAACDARADDRVVEAGCGPGAVLLSAALRRPEAEFTGLEMDPEALALAQDNIALNNLADRVRVQAADIGKPFARLSLPPFDAALANPPFFDDPAAMRAPKPEKQAAWMAQGGLEAWTIFLLKSVREGGTITVIHRADRLADLLALLSPKAGSFQIRPIHPFADAPAKRVLVRALKTGKAPLQLLPPVILHDREGGKHTPQADALLRGEAALGWV; translated from the coding sequence ATGTCGGACCGACATCTGACGGAAGGAAAGACCATTTCCTCGGGCCAAACTCCTCCTGAAACGGATGGCTTCCTGGGCGGGCGCCTGCGCCTGCGCCAGTCCGGCAAGGGCTATCGGGCCGGCATGGACGCGGCCTTGCTGGCCGCCGCCTGCGACGCCAGGGCCGACGACCGGGTGGTGGAGGCCGGCTGCGGCCCAGGGGCGGTCCTGCTGTCAGCGGCCCTGAGGCGGCCAGAAGCCGAGTTCACGGGTCTGGAAATGGACCCTGAAGCCCTGGCCCTGGCGCAGGACAATATCGCCCTCAACAACCTCGCTGACCGGGTCAGGGTTCAGGCCGCCGACATCGGCAAGCCCTTCGCCCGGCTGAGCCTGCCGCCCTTTGACGCCGCCCTGGCCAACCCGCCCTTTTTTGATGATCCCGCCGCAATGCGCGCACCAAAACCTGAAAAGCAGGCCGCCTGGATGGCGCAGGGCGGGCTGGAGGCCTGGACCATCTTCCTGCTGAAGTCGGTTCGCGAGGGCGGGACCATTACGGTCATCCACCGGGCAGACCGCCTGGCCGACCTGCTGGCCCTGCTCAGCCCCAAGGCCGGCAGCTTCCAGATCCGCCCCATCCACCCCTTCGCCGACGCCCCGGCCAAGCGGGTCCTGGTCCGGGCCCTGAAAACCGGCAAGGCGCCGCTCCAGCTCCTGCCGCCAGTGATCCTGCACGACCGCGAAGGCGGCAAGCACACCCCCCAGGCCGACGCCCTGCTCCGCGGCGAAGCGGCCTTGGGGTGGGTCTAG